The genomic window ACGGTCGCCGAGGATCAGCTTTCCCTGGCCCTGGGCGAGCACCCAGTCGTTCGAGTACAGCGGTGAGCTGAAGCGCGCGGCGACGATGGCAGGCATGGACGTCTGGCCGAGCGGTTCGAATCGCACGTTGCCGTAGTAGGCAATCATCGCGCCCTTGGAGGTGAACCACGGCTGACCGGCGAGTTCGACGCAGAACGCGTAGTCGTTGCCGGGGACGTTGTCGTTGACCGGGAGCGTGTACGGGGTGTGGATCTCGATGGGAGTGGAGCCTGCGGAATGACCCTGGAAATTTGTCATGTCAGCTCCTAGAACTTCTGCTCGGACGCCTGGACCCACACGGTTCCGAAGCCGGTCATCTTCAGTTGGATCGCCTCGCCGCTGCCCTTGCCGACGGCGTCACGCCAGCCGACGTTGGCGGAAATGTCGACGGTTATGTTGCCGATGTGGCAGACATATGCCTGCGGATCGACGACGACCTGGGGATGTTCGGGCCCGACCTGCAACGGAATCGCGCCACCGTGCGACAGAACCGCGACGCTGCCCTGCCCGGTGAGTTGCGTCGTGAACAGGCCCTGGCCCGTCATCGCGCCGCGGACGGCTCCCCGCACCCCGCCCTGGGAGGTGAGCGCGACGATCGAGCTCTGCAAATAGCCGTCGTGCACCAGCAGTCGATCGGCCTCGACCGTCAGCATCGACGAACCGTCGAGATGGATCACCTCGACGTACAGGCCGGCGTGGCCGTAGAAGACCTCGCCCTGGCCCTCGGCGGCCATCATCGCGACGTGCTCGCCGGACATCATCCGCCCGGCCATTCCCGCGACGCCACCCATGCTGGGCATCGCGCCTGCCGCGCCGCCCATCGAGTGCGGGATGAAGTGGACGTCGCCGGTGTAGTAGAGCATGGAACCCTTGCGCGCCAGCACATTCTGGCCCGGCGCGAGGACAGATTTGACGACCTTGCTGTTGACGAGTTCGAGTGGCACGTCAGCGCTCCTCGGGTTGAATGTAGACGACGCCTAGGCCGTCGAAACGGAGCGAGAAGGCCTCGCCGCTGCCGCCGCCGATGGCGGATCGCCAGGTGACGTCAGTGACGAAGCTCTGGTTCAGCTGTCCACGATGCGCGACGAACGAATCAGGGTCGACGACCAGCGGATACTGCGGATCGACGCCGAGAGCGATGAGTGGTCCACCCGCGGACAGCAGTGCGACAGAACCGGATCCGCTGACCACCGTCGTGAACAGCCCTTGCCCCGACGAGGCCCCGCGGAGACCGGAAAACTTCACTTCGGTCTTCAGTTGGCCGGTGATGGCAAGGAGCTGGGAAGCCTCGACGTGCATCGAGTCGTTTGCGATCTCGACGATGGTGATGTCCTGGGCGTCGACGGCGAAGTAGACAGTGCCTTTGCCGGAAACCTCCATGAGAGAAAGGGATTCGCCGGTCACCTTCTGTTTGAGGGCAGCGCGAAGACCGCCACCGCCACCCATCCCTGCGTTCTTGAAAGCGACATCGCCCTCGTACGCGACCATGGATCCGGAAATCGCACGCAGCGAATCGCCCTGCGGTGATCCGTGTTGCAGATTTGCGACGAGCACTCGGTGCCCGTTCATTGTCAGCTGAGCCACGGGGGAACTATGCCACGCGATGTCCCCCCGTGCCAGCCTTCTGGTACGAGCGAGACCTAGACGAGCGGTTTCAGGGCCTTACCTGCGAGTTCGACGACGCCCGGCTGGTGTCCGTTGGTGATCAGGTTGATGATCACTCCGTCGATGCCATGGTCCAGTACTCGCTTCTGGACCTGTTCTGCGACGTCGTCCGGCGTGCCGCAGAAGTGTCGGTCCGTCGCGGCGGCGATGTCGTCGTCCGACAGGTTGGAAAGGTCGACCCCGGTGGACAGCAGGTAATCGCTCTGCAACTTCTTGGCCTTGTCGCCGTCCTCATCGATGATGACGAATGCGAGGAAACTGGTTTCGAGGTCCTTCGGGTCGCGGTCGACCTCCTCGCAACGAGCTTCGACAGCCTTGACCTTGCGCGGCAATTCGCTTGCATCGCAGATGATATTGAGATGGTCGGCGAACTGTGCGGCGAGGCCGAAGGTCTTCTTCTCGCCTCCGCCACCGAGCATGATCGGAAGGTCGTCGCGAATGCGTGGCTCGTTGATGGCGTCCTGCACCTGGTACCAGAGACCGTCGAACGTCGGGCGCTGCCCCCGCAGCATCGGCTCGATGATCTGCAGGGCCTCGTCGAGTCGTTCGAATCGGTCGGTGAAGGTGCCGAACTCGAGTCCGAAGCTCTGATGTTCGAGCTCGAACCAGCCCGCGCCGATGCCGAGGATGGCACGGCCACCGCTGACGACGTCGAGTGTCGTGACGGTTTTGGCGAGGATAGCCGGATTCCGGTATGTGTTGCCGGTGACCAGCGCGGACAGCTGGATGGAGTCGGTGGCGGTCGCCAGCGCGGACAGTGCCGAGTAGGCCTCGAGCATCGGCTCGTCGGGCTTGCCGATTCCTGGTAGTTGGTAGAAGTGGTCCATGACGAACGCGGTGTCGAATCCCGCGGCCTCTGCCTCGCGCGCCTGCGCGATGACCGTCGGGAACAGCTCCTTGACGGAACCTTCGTAGCTGAAGTTGGGCATCTGGTAACCGAGACGAATAGTCACCCGAACAACGCTACTCCCGTCGGTGACGCACGACACCTGGAGAAGTTGACTATGTCGAGCTATAGTCAGGCTAGCTAGGGTTTAGTAAAGCCAGACGGAAAGGTCACGTCATGTCTCATACATTCGGTCGGGATGCAGTCATCGTCGAGGCGGTCCGCACACCGGTGGGCAAGGGTAAGGCCAGCGGGGCGCTCCATGGCGTGCACCCGGCGGATCTGTTGGCGCACAGCCTCCGCGCACTGATCGAGCGAACCGGCATCGATCCGGCCTTGATCGACGACGTCATCACCGGCGCCGTGACTCAGGTCGACGAGCAGGCGTTCAACATTGCTCGGACGGCGTTGCTCGCCGCCGGCTACCCCGAGTCGGTGCCGGGAACCACCGTCGACAGGCAGTGTGGAAGTAGTCAGCAGGCAGTGCATTTCGCCGCGCAGGGCGTCATGTCCGGTGCGTACGACATCGTAGTCGCGGCAGGCGTCGAGTCGATGGGTCGCGTCCCCATGGGATCCAACATCAGGCCGGGCGCGGACCCTCGCGGCGTGGCATTCACCGAACGCTATTCGGAAGGCCTGATCGCGCAAGGCCATAGCGCCGAATTGATCGCTGCACGATGGGGATTCGATCGGACGGCCCAGGACGAGTTCGCTTTGAGCAGTCACGCCAAGGCATACGCTGCCGCGACGGGTGGCCGTTTCGCCAAGGAACTCGCGCCCCTTGCCGAGCTCGACCACGACGAGATCATCAGGAGTGGAGGCACACTGGAATCGATGGCGGGGCTGAGGCCGGCATTCGTTGATCCTGCTGTGGGCGAGCGTTTCCCGCAGATCGATTGGTCGGTGACTGCGGGTAACAGCAGCCCGTTGAGCGACGGTAGTGCCGCCCTGCTGATCACCACGAGTGAGATCGCCGCGCGGCTCGGATTGAAGCCGTTGGCGCGGTTGCATAGCTTTGCCGTCGTCGGATCCGATCCGCTGTACATGTTGACCGGGGTGATTCCGGCGACCGAGAAGGTGCTCGCGAGGGCAGGCCTGGGGTTGTCGGATATCGATCTGTTCGAGGTCAACGAGGCGTTCGCGTCGGTTGTCCTAGCGTGGCAGAAGGAAATCGGCGCAGATCCGAGACGCGTCAACGTCAACGGAGGAGCCATTGCCATCGGACATCCCCTCGGAGCCAGCGGCGCGCGGATCATGACGACTCTCGTCAACGCGATGGAACAGAACGATGCACGGTTCGGTCTGCAAACGATGTGTGAGGCAGGCGGGCTGGCCAATGCAACGATTCTGGAACGGGTCTGACGAGCCCCGTTTTTGCTGCAGAAACCGGCGTACGGGTGAACAATCGGCCGCATGACGACTCTCCAGCTCACCCGCCCGCCGTTCTCCGGATTCGCCGTCGACGACATCGACAAGGCCCGAACGTTTTATGCCGAGACGCTCGGGCTGACCGTCGTCGATGGCGAGATGGGACTGATACACCTCCAGTTGAGCGAGTCCGTGGAGGTGTTGATCTACCCACGGGAGAGTCACCGACCTGCGCCGTACACGATCTTGAACTTCCCCGTCGCCGATATCGATGCCGCCGTCGACGCGCTGATCGCCAAAGGCGTCGTATTCCAGCAGTATCCGGACATGGGGACCGACGAGCGCGGAATCTTTCGGCACGGCGGCCCGCTCATCGCGTGGTTCACCGACCCCGCAGGCAACGTTCTGGCTGTACTCGAGGCCTGATTACGCTGTGGGCGTGCCGAGTTCGAGGGTCACCGACTGATTCTGGCGAACCCCTGTGTCGGTGACCCACTCCAGACGGACGATGTCACCAGGCCTACGTCCGATCATCCCCCGCGTGAGCTCGTCGGATGTGCGCACCGGTAGGCCGTCGATCGAGACGATCACGTCGCCCTGAATCAGTCCGGCGCGTTCGGCGGGCGAGTCGGATTGGACCGACGCCACAGCCGCGCCCTGCGATGGTCCCGTTGTTCGGAACGCCGATACGTCGCGGACGCCGATACCCAAGTAGGGCGTCGGACCGACGTGGACGGTGCCTGCCGATTCTCCGGTGCGAACTTGCTCGACGACGGCCATCGCCTCGTCGATGGGGATTGCATAGGCCTCGGGTGCCTGTGTTGCGCGCGCCTCGTCCGACAGTCCCGCTGCGTCCACCCCGACGACGTTGCCCCACGCGTCGACGAGTGGCCCCCCTGAGTCCCCCGGCCGAACGTCGGCGTCGACCTGGATCAGTCCGGTCAGGTCGTTACGAGATCCGTCGACCGAACTTTGAGCAGTCACGGAACGATCCAGCGCGACGACGGTCCCCGGTGCCGGCACGAGAACGCCTGCGCCCGAGGCATTCCCAATCGCGGTGACCGCATCGCCGACGGCAAGGTCAGCGGACGATCCTATGGCCGCCACCTCAAGGTTCGCGGCCGTCGTCAGCTGCAGGACTGCAAGGTCTCGCGATCTGTCGTACCCGAGTATCGACGCGTCGTAGATCAGTCCGTTGCCCGCATGCACTGCGGTCACGTCGGACGCCTGTTCGATCACATGGAAGTTGGTAAGGACGAGCCCATCAGATCCGACGACGAACCCGGTCCCCGCGACTCCGTAGAGCCCGAACTCGGCAGCGATCGTGACGACGGTCGGATTCACTCGCGCCGAGATCTGCTCGGGGGTGAGCGGGGCAGCGGGTGGTAGCTGGGCTGCGGGAGGGGCGGAGGTGGGGCAGGTTGACCGACGAGGGCAGCAGGTGAGTCGGTCTTATCGAGTACACCGGGTGCCAACGGAGCCGCGAGAGCTGAGGCAGCGACCGTCAGCGCAATGAGGAACGCCGCTCGGCTCGCCACCTGCATAGGTAACGATTATGGCCCCACCGGGACGGAAACGAGGGCATCCGGCGGAACCCGCAGGTGCCGCCTGGTTGTGTCTTTTCTTCGGGCATGGCTGTGGGCGGCACAGGTGGTGCTTTCTGTGCCGCTGGGTGCAGGTGCCCTGTGTGTGGGGCTGGTGGGGGTGGTTCCCGGGTGGCGACCGGTTCTGCGGGTCGGGTCGCCACTCCCCTTGTGTCAGGTGGGTGGTGCGCCTGGTTCGGGGGTTCCGGGTTCTCGGTGGTCTGGTTCTCGGGGTCCGGTGGTGGGGTGTTGGTTGTGGGTTGGGTGCTGGGCATGCCGGGCAGGGGTGTGTCGGAGGGGTGGATGTATTCGTTTGGGTGGTGGTAGTGGTTGATGGTTCCGTGTCTGTGGGGGTCGAGTGTGGTGGGTGGGTGCCAGAGGGTGCGGCCGGGGTAGGGGTGGTCGGGTTCGGCTTTGGTGGTGGCCCAATCGGTGTCGGTTTTTCCGACGAGGGGGTGGTGGATGTCGCAGCCGAAGGTGAGTGTGTCGATGTCGGTGTTGCCGCCGTCGGCCCATTCGTCGATGTGGTGGGTTTGGGAGTAGGTGGCGGGTCGGGTGCAGCCGGGGAAGGTGCAGCCTCGGTCGGCGGCGATGAGGACGATGCGTTGGTCGGGTGTGGCGAGGCGTTTGGTGCGGGCGAGGTGCAGGGGTCTGCCGGTGCGGTCGTCGAAGATGACGAGGTAGTGGTGGGCGTGGGTGGCCATGCGGATGGCGTCGCGGATGGCGATGGTGGATCCAGTGGCGGTGATGGCGTGTCCGGTGGCTGTTTCGAGTTCGTTGAGTGTCATGGTGATGACGGCGGTGACGGGTAG from Rhodococcus sp. P1Y includes these protein-coding regions:
- a CDS encoding thiolase family protein, which encodes MSHTFGRDAVIVEAVRTPVGKGKASGALHGVHPADLLAHSLRALIERTGIDPALIDDVITGAVTQVDEQAFNIARTALLAAGYPESVPGTTVDRQCGSSQQAVHFAAQGVMSGAYDIVVAAGVESMGRVPMGSNIRPGADPRGVAFTERYSEGLIAQGHSAELIAARWGFDRTAQDEFALSSHAKAYAAATGGRFAKELAPLAELDHDEIIRSGGTLESMAGLRPAFVDPAVGERFPQIDWSVTAGNSSPLSDGSAALLITTSEIAARLGLKPLARLHSFAVVGSDPLYMLTGVIPATEKVLARAGLGLSDIDLFEVNEAFASVVLAWQKEIGADPRRVNVNGGAIAIGHPLGASGARIMTTLVNAMEQNDARFGLQTMCEAGGLANATILERV
- a CDS encoding AIM24 family protein, producing the protein MPLELVNSKVVKSVLAPGQNVLARKGSMLYYTGDVHFIPHSMGGAAGAMPSMGGVAGMAGRMMSGEHVAMMAAEGQGEVFYGHAGLYVEVIHLDGSSMLTVEADRLLVHDGYLQSSIVALTSQGGVRGAVRGAMTGQGLFTTQLTGQGSVAVLSHGGAIPLQVGPEHPQVVVDPQAYVCHIGNITVDISANVGWRDAVGKGSGEAIQLKMTGFGTVWVQASEQKF
- a CDS encoding VOC family protein; this translates as MTTLQLTRPPFSGFAVDDIDKARTFYAETLGLTVVDGEMGLIHLQLSESVEVLIYPRESHRPAPYTILNFPVADIDAAVDALIAKGVVFQQYPDMGTDERGIFRHGGPLIAWFTDPAGNVLAVLEA
- a CDS encoding LLM class F420-dependent oxidoreductase, whose amino-acid sequence is MTIRLGYQMPNFSYEGSVKELFPTVIAQAREAEAAGFDTAFVMDHFYQLPGIGKPDEPMLEAYSALSALATATDSIQLSALVTGNTYRNPAILAKTVTTLDVVSGGRAILGIGAGWFELEHQSFGLEFGTFTDRFERLDEALQIIEPMLRGQRPTFDGLWYQVQDAINEPRIRDDLPIMLGGGGEKKTFGLAAQFADHLNIICDASELPRKVKAVEARCEEVDRDPKDLETSFLAFVIIDEDGDKAKKLQSDYLLSTGVDLSNLSDDDIAAATDRHFCGTPDDVAEQVQKRVLDHGIDGVIINLITNGHQPGVVELAGKALKPLV
- a CDS encoding AIM24 family protein, with amino-acid sequence MNGHRVLVANLQHGSPQGDSLRAISGSMVAYEGDVAFKNAGMGGGGGLRAALKQKVTGESLSLMEVSGKGTVYFAVDAQDITIVEIANDSMHVEASQLLAITGQLKTEVKFSGLRGASSGQGLFTTVVSGSGSVALLSAGGPLIALGVDPQYPLVVDPDSFVAHRGQLNQSFVTDVTWRSAIGGGSGEAFSLRFDGLGVVYIQPEER
- a CDS encoding S1C family serine protease, coding for MNPTVVTIAAEFGLYGVAGTGFVVGSDGLVLTNFHVIEQASDVTAVHAGNGLIYDASILGYDRSRDLAVLQLTTAANLEVAAIGSSADLAVGDAVTAIGNASGAGVLVPAPGTVVALDRSVTAQSSVDGSRNDLTGLIQVDADVRPGDSGGPLVDAWGNVVGVDAAGLSDEARATQAPEAYAIPIDEAMAVVEQVRTGESAGTVHVGPTPYLGIGVRDVSAFRTTGPSQGAAVASVQSDSPAERAGLIQGDVIVSIDGLPVRTSDELTRGMIGRRPGDIVRLEWVTDTGVRQNQSVTLELGTPTA